One Hypanus sabinus isolate sHypSab1 chromosome 4, sHypSab1.hap1, whole genome shotgun sequence genomic region harbors:
- the LOC132393533 gene encoding uncharacterized protein LOC132393533 → MESILRPDRLDIDPQSPEASIVFELWFACFQSYLEEIRVTEPATMHKILLPRVSPRVYSLIRDLPTYQGALDSLKRQYLRPVNTVYARHRLATRRQWAGESSAEFVRALQTLVRACDCRGLTAEQHAELLVRDAFVTGIRKSATGTTLPAWLTSPGPVLLWKHARSNKYSPMVKRVHLLHANPQYAYVVLPDGQEDTVSVHDLAPTGAPDPYPEHSTVTMNPVPTDVYTHKTPHTPSPTQTPHDTPIPGTSHPHEGLLMLTGWHLKSGQSQHNHRHRCNHHRCYVDRSDRLDRLIDLTCKYTCKKLHPVGTLF, encoded by the exons atggaaagcattttacgacccgacagattggatatcGACCCTCAATCTCCTGAAGCCAGCATCGTTTTTGAACTCTggtttgcatgcttccaatcgtacctagAAGAAATTCGTGTGACCGAGCCTGCAACGATGCACAAAATTCTCCTCCCCAGGGTCAGTCCGCGGGTCTACTCcctgatcagggacctgccgacctaccaaggagCACTGGactccctcaaaagacaatacctgcggccggtgaacaccgtctatgcaagacatcgcttagcgacacggcggCAGTGGGCCGgtgagtcgagcgctgagtttgtccgggccctacagacactcgtgcgggcctgtgactgcaggggactgacggcggaacagcatgcggagctgctagtaagagacgccttcgttacggggatcag gaagtctgccactgggaccaccctaccggcttggctgacatccccagggccagtgctgctctggaaacatgcgaggagcaataagtactccccgatggtcaagagggttcacctacttcatgcgaacccccagtatgcctacgtggttttacctgatgggcaggaggacacggtctccgtccacgacctggcacccacaggagcaccagacccctaccctgaacactccacggtgacaatgaaccccgtacccaccgatgtatatacccacaagacaccgcacacaccaagccctacacagactcctcacgacactcccataccaggcacCTCACAcccgcatgagggattactgatgctaacgggctggcacctcaagtcaggccagagccagcacaaccaccgtcaccggtgcaatcaccaccggtgctacgtagatcgcagcgacagactcgaccgcctgatagacttaacctgtaaatatacttgtaagaaacttcaccccgtggggactctcttttaa